CAAGCTGAGTCGTTGGCGACGAGGTCAATGCCATTGATAGACACTCAGCCATCGGCCTCTCTGGTTGTCGCTGAACTGAATCATTTGGCACGTCAGCATCAGTTAGTTGTGCGTCAGTTGGAGTGGGTTGTTGGCGAACAGGGGAGTCGAATTGAGCTCAACTTAGTAGGACGGTTTCAATCGATAGGCGACTTTTGCCAACAGGTAAGCGAGTTGACCAGTTTGGTTCGCATCGACAATGGTCAATGGCAGCAGTTAAATGACCACCACATTAGTTTTCGAGCCCAAGTGCTTGGCGACTGGCGCGAGGAAAGTGATGATGAACCGTAGGGCTTTGGTTTACTGGCTGATGGCGATTAGTACAGCGCTACCGAGCGCCGCTTTCAGCACAGAGCCTCATTCATTTGAGCAGTTAAGAGACCCGTTTTCAGGTTCAGAGCGCGAACGCTCGCCAGTCAATGACTGCGTGTCTGTCACGACAACGCCGCCGTCAGCTATCGTATTGAAGTGGGCTGGCATAGTGACAACGCCAAGCCGCACTCAAGCGATACTGGAGTTGGCCGACGGCCAGTTGGTCAGTGTTGGCGAGGGTGAGGTGCTCGCCTCTCGTTGGAAAATAGCGGCGATTGATCCCCAGCAACTTGAGCTTGTC
The sequence above is drawn from the Vibrio sinaloensis genome and encodes:
- the pilO gene encoding type 4a pilus biogenesis protein PilO; translation: MNFDLDTLAQWPFHKQVAAIALITLSVNAGFAVFSLLPLHQQLATADLVQLQHANTLKQQQQRLKSFQAESLATRSMPLIDTQPSASLVVAELNHLARQHQLVVRQLEWVVGEQGSRIELNLVGRFQSIGDFCQQVSELTSLVRIDNGQWQQLNDHHISFRAQVLGDWREESDDEP